In Longimicrobium sp., the following are encoded in one genomic region:
- a CDS encoding DUF2905 domain-containing protein — MDNRSLGLLIVGLGAAIVIVGLLVMTGALGWVGRLPGDIRIENGSTRVYFPIVTMIVVSVVLSLVLAVARRFF, encoded by the coding sequence ATGGACAACCGATCCCTGGGCCTGCTGATCGTGGGGCTCGGCGCGGCGATCGTCATCGTGGGGCTGCTGGTGATGACGGGCGCGCTGGGCTGGGTGGGGCGCCTGCCGGGCGACATCCGCATCGAGAACGGCAGCACGCGCGTCTACTTTCCCATCGTCACGATGATCGTCGTTTCCGTGGTGCTGAGCCTGGTGCTGGCCGTCGCGCGCCGCTTCTTCTGA
- a CDS encoding acyl-CoA thioesterase yields MNNRLIRPVEIYLNTPPPDPNVPRPVRGSQVTFADLAEPQSQNVAGTLFGGVLLGFIDRAAAFCAMKHAGRPVVTKSFDEVEFNEPIYIGELVIAHASVNFTGNTSMEIGVKVMAQNPITGTERHTNTCYATFVALDETGRPVRVPPVLPETDEEKRRFEGGRQRREERLARRRPRKKE; encoded by the coding sequence ATGAACAACCGGCTGATTCGCCCGGTAGAGATCTATCTGAACACGCCCCCGCCCGATCCCAACGTGCCCCGGCCCGTGCGCGGGTCGCAGGTAACCTTCGCCGACCTGGCCGAGCCGCAAAGCCAGAACGTGGCGGGAACCCTCTTCGGCGGGGTGCTGCTGGGGTTCATCGACCGCGCCGCGGCGTTCTGCGCCATGAAGCACGCGGGGCGCCCCGTGGTCACCAAGAGCTTCGACGAGGTGGAGTTCAACGAGCCCATCTACATCGGCGAACTGGTGATTGCGCACGCGTCGGTGAACTTTACGGGCAACACCAGCATGGAGATCGGGGTGAAGGTGATGGCGCAGAACCCCATCACCGGCACCGAGCGGCACACCAACACCTGCTACGCCACCTTCGTCGCCCTGGACGAGACCGGCCGGCCGGTGCGCGTTCCTCCCGTGCTGCCCGAGACGGACGAGGAAAAGCGCCGCTTCGAGGGCGGCCGCCAGCGCCGCGAAGAGCGCCTCGCCCGCCGTCGGCCGCGCAAGAAGGAGTAG
- a CDS encoding Uma2 family endonuclease: MKIAPLGREATIDDLYKVEGKAELVDGRIVLMSPGGDVHGTAAGNIFASLKAHQRAYGSGRAYTAGLGFIHSPRRSFSPDASWYVGPRAGGKMVDGVPLFAVEVRSPEDYGPAAERRLAAKRAAYFDCGTQVVWDVDALRAEVIRVYRAADPESADVYKRGEVADAEPAVPGWRLPVEELFED; encoded by the coding sequence ATGAAGATCGCACCTTTGGGACGTGAGGCCACGATCGATGACCTGTACAAGGTCGAGGGCAAGGCGGAGCTCGTGGACGGGAGGATCGTCCTCATGAGCCCCGGAGGAGATGTGCACGGCACGGCCGCGGGCAACATTTTCGCTAGCCTGAAGGCGCACCAACGGGCTTATGGGAGCGGTCGGGCTTACACCGCCGGGTTGGGCTTCATCCATTCGCCGCGGCGCTCCTTCTCGCCGGACGCGTCGTGGTATGTTGGTCCGCGCGCGGGTGGCAAGATGGTGGACGGCGTCCCGCTGTTCGCCGTGGAGGTGCGCAGTCCGGAGGACTACGGCCCCGCGGCGGAGCGGCGGCTGGCGGCGAAGCGCGCGGCCTACTTCGACTGCGGCACCCAGGTCGTGTGGGACGTGGACGCGTTGCGCGCGGAGGTGATTCGCGTGTACCGCGCCGCGGACCCGGAGAGCGCCGACGTCTACAAGCGCGGCGAGGTTGCCGACGCCGAGCCGGCGGTGCCGGGATGGCGGTTGCCGGTCGAGGAATTATTCGAGGACTAG